The proteins below come from a single Caulobacter flavus genomic window:
- a CDS encoding P-II family nitrogen regulator, whose protein sequence is MKKIEAVIKPFKLDEVKEALQDMGVQGMTVLEAKGYGRQKGHTELYRGAEYVVDFLPKIKVEVVVEDNQIDAALEAITNAARTGRIGDGKIFVSEITEVVRIRTGETGPSAV, encoded by the coding sequence ATGAAAAAGATCGAAGCCGTCATCAAGCCGTTCAAGCTGGATGAGGTCAAAGAGGCGCTCCAGGACATGGGCGTCCAAGGGATGACCGTTCTGGAAGCCAAGGGCTACGGACGCCAAAAGGGCCACACCGAGCTCTATCGCGGCGCCGAGTACGTCGTGGACTTCCTGCCCAAGATCAAGGTCGAGGTTGTCGTCGAGGACAACCAGATCGACGCCGCCCTCGAGGCGATCACCAACGCCGCCCGCACGGGCCGCATCGGCGACGGCAAGATCTTCGTCTCGGAGATCACCGAAGTCGTCCGCATCCGGACCGGCGAAACCGGTCCGTCCGCCGTCTAG